GTCCAGTTAGCAAGTGAATTAGCCGGTCAAGCTAGCCAGTCTGTCAGGTTATACTTGCCTTCTGAAAAGGCTATGTTAAACTAAATTGCTATTTGACAGGGCAGCATTTATTGGATAATGACGCGATAATAACGTGATATGCATGTTACAATGCTAATACTCACACAAGTTGATGTTCTCGTAGAATGGTGCAGTAACAGCTTCCAAACACAGCTACAGCCACGCTGGTGAAGTGACAAGGAAAATGAAGAGAGGGAACACGCCCAATGCCCACCAGCCCTCGCTATTGGTGTAGTTTCACCAGCATAGTGGTCAAACGTAAGCTCTATTGGATACAACGCAACGTCAATCCAATTCGAGCCCGCCGCCTGGTTTAGTCGCATAGCTTTGGCTGATGCAATGAAAAAGACAAATCGatgaaattaaaaaatattttttttgttcagtAGATGATGTCATAACATTGGACATGGGACATGGAGCGAATacttttattaaacaatgtttTCACTATAAGTGAAAAGTGTCCAACTGTCCTCTGTGACTGATGCAATGAGAATAGGTAATTGTTAAAGGAAAAATCACCCATTACTAGAGCTGTTTTATACAGTCTTGCTTTGTATCCTTGTTGTATGCATATATAATTGATGTTtgagataatatatatttaatatataatagAACGCATGCTAGTACTAGTTACGAATttgcaaattattattattattttttcaaccCATCCATTCGTTTTCGCTCGTCTGTAACTATATCTAAACAATTGTGTTGActaaattaataaagtaatATACCTAATGTTCAATACGTTTGAACCATTGCGGTGCCAAACCAGTCGGAACCGTTTTCGTGTATTATGTTTCAGTCGGGACATATTTTGAGGTAGAGCAAATGTAGTTGCTTTCCTCTACCACGCTGAGGAGATACTTCAGTCTTTAGTTTACCATGCCGACTGACACAAAAAGAGTACGAGGCCCTGAAGTGTCACAAAGTTTGTCTAGGTTTATCTGCAAACCAGAAACAACTTTACCCTCGGATGGCACAAGAGCAGATGGTAGAAATCGTGATCAAGTGGATGTCCGACCGGTTTTTGTCCGTTGTGGACTTGTAAGCCAGGCAAAGGGCTCAGCATACATCGAGGCTGGAAACACGAAGCTGATTTGTTGTGTTTACGGCCCAAAGGAAACGGAGCGAAAGGATGAGACGGACATGAAATGCGGGAGGTATGATAACATGACTTAAACAGctaatactttaataatttcTTTGTTGGGATGTCTTTTTGTGTTGTAAGCGTTTCATCATACTGGGTCCCCACAATATTATGTTATGGCCTACTTGTCAAATAAATggttatgataataatatttaagTATGAGCTAGTTTAGGAATTAATGCTTTGACTTTTTTGTACCATCAAATGTGTTTTGCAGGTTGTTCGCCGACATGCGATTTGCCCCATTCTCCTGCCCAGAAAGGGGCTCCTGGATCCAGGGTAGTCAGGAGAAGGACCTGTCCCTGATGGTACTGGAGAGTCTGCAGCCAGCAGTGTGCCTCCATAAGTACCCCCGTTCACAGATTGACGTCAATGTAATGGTCCTCGAGAACAACGGTTCAGCCTTGGCCCATGCCATCACATGTGCATCCCTGGCCCTGGCCGACGCAGGGATTGAGATGTACGACCTGGTGCTCGGCTGCTCTATTCGACAAGATGGTGCCTCATACCTGATTGACCCTACTTTCCTGGAAGAGAGCGGAAGCAACTGGGCAAGTGGGGAGAACCAGGGAAGCCTGACGGTGTCTTTTCTCCCCAGCTTGAATCAGATTTCTGGCCTCCAGTCCGATGGAGAGATGGGTGAGGAGACTCTAACAGCAGGAGTGCGTACGTGCATTGAGGGATGCTATAAACTCTACCCTGTGATCCAGCAGGCGCTGGTCAAGGCTGTGCGTGGGGCAGCCCCACCCCCTTCAGAGAGCTGAGGGGCGAACACAGTTCTGTTGTCCTCGTCCTCCAGttgtgctttaaaaaaaaatgtttattcgTGATGTATTTCATGTAGTTTCATTTCTGAACTTTGTCTCTTTTTCTTTAAccaatatactttttaaaatattatctGGCACTTCGATAGATTAAAAATGAAGTACATTCTGTATGAAATATGTCTTGCCATCAATACATCGTAACACATTATCCCATATCCCATTATTGATTTGCATAAAACATTGAAATTGGTTATCTTGTTGACATGATCCCTATTTGATGCCAATAACATGGTTCAGCGTTGCTTCTCTTGGGTCTCTATCCAAGTCCATGGTTCAAATGTACTCTTAGAAATGGTCATGGACttaattgtttttattgcaGACAAATGAGTAACCACAACCAATATGAATATCACCTTGATATTCATTAAAATACAGTGTCAATATAAgccaattttcaaaataacaaaatgcaTATAATTGTAAAATGAACAATATTTTTCAATTGTCTGCTACACCTGGGAGGTGTGTTAAATTGTATTTACAGTTGAGGGTTTTATGTAGCAGAAGAGGCAGTTGACACTGCAAAATAGATTGAATACATTGTTCAATATAAATGGTATTTTATACCTTTTGGGGTAATTATATAACAGCTCTTGCCTCTTTGTCAACTTTGATTTATTTTGGCCCAACCAAGCCTTGAtgaatgtaaagtaaaaaagaATGCAGGCAAGACCTAACACTGCAGGTAAGATAATAGTTATCTTTTCTTTCTCATGTGTTATTCGGCACGAACAAACATACAGATAAGAACTAGGCTACCAGATATCACAGGATGGTATTCTCGAGGCTGAGCTGCAAAAAGTAACCAGATAGGGAAGGGTTCCGGGAAGTTTAAACATTTTGTGCAAAAGATGTAGCAACTTGCACCCAATATCATTCCTTTCTCTAAAACTGCCTCGCTCAACAACCCATACACAAACTAACTAACCATTCGACTAATTAACTAACTAGACAATTTACCGACctactgtgtggatgtctgaTATACGATCTGCCACCAGGTGGCGACATGAAACTAATACTCCATTGTAGCCTACACATACATTTTCAAATAGATTTTATTTGTAGGCCTTTATAACAGTTAGCGTATTTAGGCCATACATGTATTGTATAACCCCTAACGAAATCGCCCCAATTCAAAGAATTTAAATTGTGGATTATATCTTTAAGTAGGTTACATCTATTCATTCACAGCATTTCAGCTTTAGTGGCTCAGATGTTTGTAAAGTAAAGAATTTAGGCTTAGAAATTTACCATTCACGGCAGCTCAGCTGTCACACGTAACTTCGTTATGGCAACCGCTGCAAGTGTATTTTTTGTGATCAATCCTAATCTAGCTTTGTGTAAACGACCTTCTTGTGGAACTCATAAACTCGTAAACAACGTGATATGTGATTACATTGTATAGATTAACCTCATCCCAGCGTCCCGCTCATATCACAGGAACCATTTAATCAATCATTTCGGGGGTTCTGGTGTTTGGTTTGGTTCAGCGATGGCATCGTCAATATTAGTTTATCGACCATTTCAACCACCATATCAACGATAGAAAAATTTGTATTCTTACATTATACCTAGACATTCTCTGATTATACTACATTTTTTTGGGGGTGGGTTTTGGGTTTTTAGACTTGGTTGTAGGCAGggccggtgttacaccgaattctgcgacccaccgaaaagtgtgaccccagggggcgctgttgcatatgTTCTGCTTGAAGTgtagacaggcatgacaaaaacatacataaaacataagatctccccccaaccattgacctttttattaaaggtgcttaataaCTAAAgtgattgatttgattagcacttatacagacccatacaatggaaagggcgtttagtacggtccttcaccgttgcttctttacccataaaaaGCAGTCAGTGTTAAATTATGCCGATTTAATTAATgttagtatcaagaaaagaaatACCCAccggagatcttatgttttatttgtgtttttgataTAATGCACACGTGCATTTCACCTTGAATGCTTttgctgttgttcttgttgtttatagccccctggggtcacacttttcggtgggtcgccgAAATCGGTGCTCGGCATAGGTGACCCGAGGCGATCGGCTAGGGctgcaaatgtgttgggggcgccctctggtggcgcccttaattaattaataaaaaaatacgaaacaagcgaaatgaaaccaaacatgttccaaaatggaacggagaaggaaGGAGGTGCGGGATTATTTGTTAGGGCGCATTGTGTGATTACCATTTTGTGATACGGTCTATTATAttgttttctgtttctgttttcc
This genomic stretch from Gadus chalcogrammus isolate NIFS_2021 chromosome 9, NIFS_Gcha_1.0, whole genome shotgun sequence harbors:
- the exosc6 gene encoding exosome complex component MTR3 isoform X1 → MPTDTKRVRGPEVSQSLSRFICKPETTLPSDGTRADGRNRDQVDVRPVFVRCGLVSQAKGSAYIEAGNTKLICCVYGPKETERKDETDMKCGRLFADMRFAPFSCPERGSWIQGSQEKDLSLMVLESLQPAVCLHKYPRSQIDVNVMVLENNGSALAHAITCASLALADAGIEILNQISGLQSDGEMGEETLTAGVRTCIEGCYKLYPVIQQALVKAVRGAAPPPSES
- the exosc6 gene encoding exosome complex component MTR3 isoform X2, which gives rise to MPTDTKRVRGPEVSQSLSRFICKPETTLPSDGTRADGRNRDQVDVRPVFVRCGLVSQAKGSAYIEAGNTKLICCVYGPKETERKDETDMKCGRLFADMRFAPFSCPERGSWIQGSQEKDLSLMVLESLQPAVCLHKYPRSQIDVNVMVLENNGSALAHAITCASLALADAGIEMYDLVLGCSIRQDGASYLIDPTFLEESGSNWASGENQGSLTVSFLPSLNQISGLQSDGEMGEETLTAGVRTCIEGCYKLYPVIQQALVKAVRGAAPPPSES